A single region of the Micropterus dolomieu isolate WLL.071019.BEF.003 ecotype Adirondacks linkage group LG02, ASM2129224v1, whole genome shotgun sequence genome encodes:
- the lpar2a gene encoding lysophosphatidic acid receptor 2a isoform X6 produces MASGWNTCDYSHNVTFFYNWVGKKVSVGWTPRDFVVIGLGLTVCLIVVLANLMVMVAIFMNHRFHFPIYYLLGNMAAADLFAGIAYTNLMLNTGPWTRMLTKEQWYIRGALIDISLTASVANLLAVAVERHQTIITMQLHSKMTKRRVVLLIVCIWVVGIIMGTVPSTIWNCECDLDDCSTVAPLYSRRFLIFWAVLNLLTFCIMVAMYTRIFIYVRYKSQYASQHTSEMRHNQTVVNLMKTISMVLGAFVICWTPGLITLLLDGLLGKDSHANNYEKFCLVMAECNSLVNPIIYSLRDKEMRRTFKWILCCICQRSADQQRELSPVEIASPLPELQSVRHKL; encoded by the exons ATGGCCAGTGGCTGGAATACCTGCGACTACAGCCACAATGTCACTTTCTTCTACAACTGGGTGGGCAAGAAGGTCAGTGTAGGGTGGACACCGCGGGACTTTGTGGTGATCGGACTTGGCTTGACCGTATGTCTCATCGTGGTCCTGGCCAATCTGATGGTGATGGTGGCCATCTTCATGAACCACCGCTTCCACTTCCCCATCTACTATCTCCTGGGCAACATGGCTGCAGCAGACCTGTTTGCAGGTATCGCCTACACCAACCTGATGTTGAACACGGGCCCCTGGACCAGGATGCTCACAAAGGAGCAGTGGTACATCCGCGGGGCTTTAATTGACATCAGCCTGACGGCCTCTGTGGCCAACCTGCTGGCTGTCGCCGTGGAGCGCCACCAGACCATCATCACCATGCAGCTGCACAGCAAGATGACCAAGCGGCGTGTGGTGCTGCTGATCGTCTGTATCTGGGTCGTGGGCATCATCATGGGTACAGTTCCCTCGACGATCTGGAACTGTGAGTGTGATCTGGATGACTGCTCCACTGTCGCTCCCCTGTACAGCCGCCGCTTCCTCATCTTCTGGGCGGTTCTCAACCTACTCACTTTCTGTATCATGGTGGCCATGTACACCCGTATCTTCATATATGTGAGATACAAGAGCCAGTACGCGTCTCAGCACACCTCAGAGATGCGCCACAACCAGACTGTTGTCAACCTCATGAAAACTATCTCCATGGTTCTCG GCGCATTTGTAATCTGCTGGACGCCTGGCCTCATCACTCTCTTACTGGACGGGCTGTTGGGCAAAGACAGCCACGCCAACAACTATGAGAAGTTCTGTTTGGTGATGGCAGAGTGCAACTCTCTGGTCAATCCCATCATCTATTCCCTGCGAGACAAAGAGATGCGGAGGACGTTCAAGTGGATCCTGTGCTGCATTTGTCAGAGGAGTGCAGACCAGCAGAGGGAACTGTCACCTGTGGAGATCGCCTCACCACTGCCAGAGCTCCAAAGTGTAAGACACAAGttgtga
- the lpar2a gene encoding lysophosphatidic acid receptor 2a isoform X5: protein MASGWNTCDYSHNVTFFYNWVGKKVSVGWTPRDFVVIGLGLTVCLIVVLANLMVMVAIFMNHRFHFPIYYLLGNMAAADLFAGIAYTNLMLNTGPWTRMLTKEQWYIRGALIDISLTASVANLLAVAVERHQTIITMQLHSKMTKRRVVLLIVCIWVVGIIMGTVPSTIWNCECDLDDCSTVAPLYSRRFLIFWAVLNLLTFCIMVAMYTRIFIYVRYKSQYASQHTSEMRHNQTVVNLMKTISMVLGAFVICWTPGLITLLLDGLLGKDSHANNYEKFCLVMAECNSLVNPIIYSLRDKEMRRTFKWILCCICQRSADQQRELSPVEIASPLPELQSEILGCVQKSEDQAMCLETKTVGQCEGER from the exons ATGGCCAGTGGCTGGAATACCTGCGACTACAGCCACAATGTCACTTTCTTCTACAACTGGGTGGGCAAGAAGGTCAGTGTAGGGTGGACACCGCGGGACTTTGTGGTGATCGGACTTGGCTTGACCGTATGTCTCATCGTGGTCCTGGCCAATCTGATGGTGATGGTGGCCATCTTCATGAACCACCGCTTCCACTTCCCCATCTACTATCTCCTGGGCAACATGGCTGCAGCAGACCTGTTTGCAGGTATCGCCTACACCAACCTGATGTTGAACACGGGCCCCTGGACCAGGATGCTCACAAAGGAGCAGTGGTACATCCGCGGGGCTTTAATTGACATCAGCCTGACGGCCTCTGTGGCCAACCTGCTGGCTGTCGCCGTGGAGCGCCACCAGACCATCATCACCATGCAGCTGCACAGCAAGATGACCAAGCGGCGTGTGGTGCTGCTGATCGTCTGTATCTGGGTCGTGGGCATCATCATGGGTACAGTTCCCTCGACGATCTGGAACTGTGAGTGTGATCTGGATGACTGCTCCACTGTCGCTCCCCTGTACAGCCGCCGCTTCCTCATCTTCTGGGCGGTTCTCAACCTACTCACTTTCTGTATCATGGTGGCCATGTACACCCGTATCTTCATATATGTGAGATACAAGAGCCAGTACGCGTCTCAGCACACCTCAGAGATGCGCCACAACCAGACTGTTGTCAACCTCATGAAAACTATCTCCATGGTTCTCG GCGCATTTGTAATCTGCTGGACGCCTGGCCTCATCACTCTCTTACTGGACGGGCTGTTGGGCAAAGACAGCCACGCCAACAACTATGAGAAGTTCTGTTTGGTGATGGCAGAGTGCAACTCTCTGGTCAATCCCATCATCTATTCCCTGCGAGACAAAGAGATGCGGAGGACGTTCAAGTGGATCCTGTGCTGCATTTGTCAGAGGAGTGCAGACCAGCAGAGGGAACTGTCACCTGTGGAGATCGCCTCACCACTGCCAGAGCTCCAAAGT
- the lpar2a gene encoding lysophosphatidic acid receptor 2a isoform X4: MASGWNTCDYSHNVTFFYNWVGKKVSVGWTPRDFVVIGLGLTVCLIVVLANLMVMVAIFMNHRFHFPIYYLLGNMAAADLFAGIAYTNLMLNTGPWTRMLTKEQWYIRGALIDISLTASVANLLAVAVERHQTIITMQLHSKMTKRRVVLLIVCIWVVGIIMGTVPSTIWNCECDLDDCSTVAPLYSRRFLIFWAVLNLLTFCIMVAMYTRIFIYVRYKSQYASQHTSEMRHNQTVVNLMKTISMVLGAFVICWTPGLITLLLDGLLGKDSHANNYEKFCLVMAECNSLVNPIIYSLRDKEMRRTFKWILCCICQRSADQQRELSPVEIASPLPELQSEILGCVQKSEDQAMCLETKTVGQCEGETGKAGKKRER, translated from the exons ATGGCCAGTGGCTGGAATACCTGCGACTACAGCCACAATGTCACTTTCTTCTACAACTGGGTGGGCAAGAAGGTCAGTGTAGGGTGGACACCGCGGGACTTTGTGGTGATCGGACTTGGCTTGACCGTATGTCTCATCGTGGTCCTGGCCAATCTGATGGTGATGGTGGCCATCTTCATGAACCACCGCTTCCACTTCCCCATCTACTATCTCCTGGGCAACATGGCTGCAGCAGACCTGTTTGCAGGTATCGCCTACACCAACCTGATGTTGAACACGGGCCCCTGGACCAGGATGCTCACAAAGGAGCAGTGGTACATCCGCGGGGCTTTAATTGACATCAGCCTGACGGCCTCTGTGGCCAACCTGCTGGCTGTCGCCGTGGAGCGCCACCAGACCATCATCACCATGCAGCTGCACAGCAAGATGACCAAGCGGCGTGTGGTGCTGCTGATCGTCTGTATCTGGGTCGTGGGCATCATCATGGGTACAGTTCCCTCGACGATCTGGAACTGTGAGTGTGATCTGGATGACTGCTCCACTGTCGCTCCCCTGTACAGCCGCCGCTTCCTCATCTTCTGGGCGGTTCTCAACCTACTCACTTTCTGTATCATGGTGGCCATGTACACCCGTATCTTCATATATGTGAGATACAAGAGCCAGTACGCGTCTCAGCACACCTCAGAGATGCGCCACAACCAGACTGTTGTCAACCTCATGAAAACTATCTCCATGGTTCTCG GCGCATTTGTAATCTGCTGGACGCCTGGCCTCATCACTCTCTTACTGGACGGGCTGTTGGGCAAAGACAGCCACGCCAACAACTATGAGAAGTTCTGTTTGGTGATGGCAGAGTGCAACTCTCTGGTCAATCCCATCATCTATTCCCTGCGAGACAAAGAGATGCGGAGGACGTTCAAGTGGATCCTGTGCTGCATTTGTCAGAGGAGTGCAGACCAGCAGAGGGAACTGTCACCTGTGGAGATCGCCTCACCACTGCCAGAGCTCCAAAGT